A single region of the Syntrophorhabdaceae bacterium genome encodes:
- a CDS encoding BON domain-containing protein: protein MSAGSQLQHEVLAELEYEPTVDALAIGVTIADGIVTLNGTVKSLPEKWAAEEAALRVAGVKAVANEIDVKLVPGAERSDEDIARSAVNALACNIYVPEDRIKVKVDQGWMTLEGTVERHYEKEAADSSVRHTAGVRGVTNLIRVEPLVESTNVKERIEQALKRSAEVDAQQITVEAEGGKVVLKGNVSSWAERRQAERAAWSAPGVSAVDNRIMVKATLRPIL from the coding sequence ATGAGTGCAGGCTCGCAATTACAACATGAGGTCTTGGCAGAGCTTGAGTATGAACCAACAGTGGATGCTTTAGCGATCGGCGTCACCATCGCCGATGGAATCGTGACTCTCAACGGTACGGTAAAGAGCCTCCCTGAAAAATGGGCAGCAGAGGAAGCTGCATTGCGGGTCGCCGGGGTTAAGGCGGTGGCGAACGAGATCGACGTGAAGCTCGTTCCCGGCGCCGAGCGAAGCGATGAAGACATAGCCCGGTCAGCTGTGAACGCCCTGGCGTGCAATATCTATGTTCCCGAGGACCGCATCAAGGTGAAAGTGGATCAAGGGTGGATGACCCTTGAGGGAACGGTGGAGCGGCACTACGAGAAGGAGGCTGCGGATAGTTCAGTTCGCCACACAGCGGGTGTGAGGGGGGTAACAAACCTGATACGTGTGGAGCCCCTCGTTGAGTCGACAAACGTGAAAGAAAGGATCGAGCAAGCGCTCAAGCGGAGCGCTGAGGTCGATGCGCAGCAGATTACCGTGGAGGCTGAAGGTGGCAAGGTTGTGCTCAAGGGAAACGTGAGCTCGTGGGCTGAGCGGAGACAGGCGGAGCGAGCCGCCTGGTCTGCACCGGGTGTGTCAGCGGTGGATAATCGGATCATGGTTAAAGCAACGCTCAGGCCGATTCTTTAG
- a CDS encoding ATP-binding protein — translation MRLSQGSRSRYNVPRSSVSNKPKKDSTLFENEELYAAIVQSIADGVAITVNTERVFVNRAFLAIHGLASDSEVVGHPLEQFVVPEDRDAVRERVLARQRGEHPDNIVEYRIQRPDGEVRTLQASVVATTHKGQPAILSVLRDITAVKKAELEIVRLNQELEQKIVDLRNANEELGAFNSMVSHDLRTPLMVIEGVYQRIKKTYAGSFDEKLTEQADIIQANVKRIEQLINDLLAYAKLGKEAVQHGRVSMTALVESIVGEFRALYPDGEVMINPLPHCVGDEHMLNEMFTNLISNAFKFTSKEPTRVIEIGCTQRATDNVFFIKDNGVGFDPAYMDRLFNPFQRLHSQEEFRGTGMGLAIVKKIATLHRGTVCAEGNPGHGATFYVALPRIEEPS, via the coding sequence ATGAGGCTTAGTCAAGGTTCTCGGTCCCGATACAATGTTCCCCGCTCGTCTGTGAGCAATAAACCGAAAAAGGATTCGACACTCTTCGAAAACGAAGAGTTGTACGCAGCAATTGTCCAAAGCATTGCCGACGGAGTTGCGATTACCGTCAACACAGAGAGGGTCTTTGTCAACAGAGCCTTTCTCGCCATCCACGGTCTTGCCAGCGATTCTGAGGTCGTGGGCCACCCGCTTGAACAGTTCGTAGTTCCCGAAGACCGGGATGCTGTCAGGGAGCGTGTCCTTGCAAGGCAAAGGGGTGAACATCCGGACAACATCGTCGAGTACAGGATCCAAAGACCAGACGGAGAGGTACGGACACTGCAGGCATCGGTCGTCGCAACCACGCACAAGGGACAACCTGCCATTTTATCGGTTCTGCGAGACATCACGGCCGTAAAAAAGGCAGAGCTCGAGATCGTGAGGCTCAACCAAGAGTTGGAGCAGAAGATTGTGGATCTCAGAAACGCGAACGAGGAGTTGGGAGCTTTCAATTCTATGGTCTCCCATGACCTGCGCACGCCGCTCATGGTTATCGAAGGTGTCTACCAGAGAATCAAAAAAACGTACGCGGGCTCATTTGATGAGAAGCTGACCGAACAAGCTGATATTATACAGGCCAACGTGAAGAGGATCGAACAGCTGATCAACGATCTGCTGGCCTACGCGAAGTTGGGCAAAGAAGCGGTCCAGCACGGGCGCGTATCCATGACTGCACTTGTCGAGTCGATTGTCGGGGAGTTCCGCGCACTCTATCCCGACGGAGAGGTGATGATCAATCCTCTTCCTCATTGTGTCGGGGATGAACACATGCTCAATGAGATGTTTACCAACCTTATTTCCAACGCCTTCAAGTTTACGAGTAAAGAACCAACGCGAGTGATTGAAATAGGATGCACCCAGAGAGCCACGGATAACGTTTTCTTTATCAAAGATAACGGGGTGGGCTTCGATCCGGCGTATATGGACAGACTGTTCAATCCGTTTCAACGGCTCCACTCCCAGGAAGAGTTCAGGGGCACCGGCATGGGCCTCGCCATCGTAAAAAAGATCGCCACTCTTCACCGCGGCACTGTGTGCGCCGAGGGTAATCCTGGCCACGGTGCAACATTCTATGTAGCGCTTCCTCGAATTGAGGAGCCTTCATAA
- a CDS encoding HdeD family acid-resistance protein produces MLPLLSLHAWKGGVGANERTKMVDVLSRYWWAFVVRGFFAILFGILAYTWPGITLAVLLIFFGAYVLIDGILLVIKTIAHWSGKEERWLLLLEGLLGIGIGIITFIVPGVTAIGLVLYIAVWSLATGVLEIAAAVRLRKEIKGEAWMIVSGIVSILFAVLLMIFPGVEALGLLWLIAVYAIIFGVVLVILGFKLRRHRSQQHVGT; encoded by the coding sequence ATGCTGCCTCTTCTTTCCCTTCACGCCTGGAAGGGTGGGGTGGGGGCCAACGAGAGGACAAAGATGGTTGACGTGCTTTCGCGTTACTGGTGGGCTTTCGTGGTCAGGGGGTTTTTCGCGATTCTCTTTGGTATCCTGGCCTATACTTGGCCGGGGATCACGCTCGCAGTACTTCTCATCTTCTTCGGTGCCTACGTCCTGATAGATGGAATCTTGCTGGTCATCAAGACCATAGCTCACTGGAGCGGAAAGGAGGAACGGTGGCTCCTTCTGCTTGAGGGGCTTCTGGGCATAGGAATCGGGATTATCACTTTTATTGTCCCCGGCGTTACGGCAATAGGGTTAGTTCTGTACATTGCTGTATGGAGCCTCGCGACAGGTGTCCTCGAGATCGCAGCAGCCGTTCGCCTGAGAAAAGAAATCAAAGGGGAAGCCTGGATGATTGTGAGCGGCATCGTTTCGATCCTCTTTGCCGTTCTCCTCATGATCTTCCCCGGGGTCGAGGCCTTGGGCCTGCTCTGGCTGATCGCCGTCTATGCGATCATCTTCGGGGTGGTACTTGTAATACTCGGATTCAAACTCCGCAGACACCGATCTCAACAGCACGTGGGGACATAG
- the ftsH gene encoding ATP-dependent zinc metalloprotease FtsH has translation MTPDKKAESENKVTDKLRSFFSGEGGQSGQPKKDGLPPKTHFSIWYFVITMLLIIYLQQYFLSSKVETIQYSQFKQEVAQGNVEKVTIGPENIVGTLKAKDKKPAQQFTTIRVDDPNLAKDLDEHNIDYSGQYQSKLLGTILSWVLPIGIMLLIWRYAMTKMGPGAGVMSFAKSKAKVYAESETKVNFSDVAGIDEAKEELQEVVEFLKSPEKFQRLGGKIPKGVLLVGAPGTGKTLLAKAVAGEAQVPFFSISGSEFVEMFVGVGASRVRDLFAQATKQAPCIIFIDELDALGKARGINVVGGNDEREQTLNQLLVEMDGFQSNTGVIIMAATNRPEILDPALLRPGRFDRQVVIDRPDVNGREAILKIHCRHVLLGPNVDLRKIAALTPGFVGADLANLVNEAALLAARKDKEAVGPEEFDEAIDRVLGGLEKKKRVMNVEEKKIVAFHESGHAITAESVEYADPVNKISIIPRGVAALGYTQQRPTEDRYLMTRPALLDQLAVLLGGRVAEEIVFGDISTGAQNDLQRATDIARAMVTEYGMSDQLGLVTYERPRQPMFLPDSYAPSKTYSETKATQIDEEISRVMAEAHERVQKILSERKKVLDELAHLLMEKEIVQGEELRKMLSAHGLGKAQKGAT, from the coding sequence ATGACACCAGACAAAAAGGCCGAGTCAGAAAACAAGGTGACGGATAAGCTGCGCTCATTTTTCAGTGGCGAGGGTGGCCAGAGTGGCCAACCCAAGAAGGACGGTCTACCCCCCAAGACCCATTTCAGTATCTGGTACTTTGTGATCACCATGCTCCTCATCATATACCTCCAGCAATACTTTCTTTCCTCTAAGGTCGAGACCATCCAGTACAGCCAGTTCAAGCAGGAAGTGGCCCAGGGGAACGTCGAGAAAGTGACCATCGGTCCGGAGAATATCGTCGGGACCCTGAAAGCGAAAGACAAGAAACCGGCTCAGCAGTTCACCACCATCCGGGTGGACGATCCCAATCTGGCAAAGGATCTTGATGAGCACAACATAGATTATTCGGGGCAATATCAGAGCAAGTTGCTGGGCACTATCCTCTCCTGGGTCCTCCCCATCGGCATCATGCTTCTGATCTGGCGGTACGCCATGACCAAGATGGGACCTGGCGCGGGGGTCATGTCGTTCGCCAAGAGCAAGGCCAAGGTCTATGCGGAGAGCGAGACCAAGGTTAACTTCTCCGACGTGGCCGGCATCGACGAGGCCAAGGAGGAGCTCCAGGAAGTCGTTGAGTTCCTGAAAAGCCCCGAGAAGTTCCAGAGGCTTGGGGGTAAGATCCCGAAAGGCGTCCTCCTCGTAGGTGCGCCGGGAACCGGCAAGACCCTTCTCGCAAAGGCTGTTGCCGGAGAGGCACAAGTACCGTTCTTCAGCATCAGCGGATCTGAATTTGTCGAGATGTTCGTGGGAGTGGGCGCATCCCGTGTGCGCGACCTCTTCGCCCAGGCCACAAAGCAGGCACCCTGTATCATCTTCATCGACGAGCTCGATGCGCTGGGGAAGGCCCGGGGCATCAACGTGGTCGGCGGAAACGACGAACGAGAGCAGACACTCAACCAGCTTCTCGTGGAGATGGACGGATTTCAGTCGAACACGGGGGTCATCATCATGGCCGCCACCAACCGCCCGGAGATCTTGGATCCTGCTCTCCTGCGGCCGGGCAGGTTCGACCGGCAGGTCGTCATCGACCGTCCCGACGTGAACGGACGGGAAGCCATCCTCAAGATCCACTGTCGGCATGTTCTCCTGGGCCCGAATGTCGATTTGCGCAAGATCGCAGCCCTCACGCCCGGGTTTGTGGGTGCGGACCTCGCCAACCTCGTCAACGAGGCCGCCCTGCTCGCCGCTCGGAAAGATAAGGAGGCTGTGGGTCCGGAGGAATTCGATGAGGCCATCGACAGGGTGCTCGGAGGCTTGGAGAAAAAGAAGAGGGTTATGAACGTCGAAGAGAAGAAGATCGTAGCCTTTCACGAGTCCGGTCACGCGATCACGGCCGAATCCGTAGAATACGCAGACCCGGTGAACAAGATCTCCATCATCCCTCGGGGAGTAGCCGCCCTGGGCTACACGCAGCAGCGGCCCACCGAGGACCGATACCTTATGACGCGCCCAGCTCTGCTCGATCAGCTTGCGGTTCTTCTGGGCGGCAGGGTGGCGGAGGAGATCGTGTTCGGCGACATCTCCACAGGAGCCCAGAACGATTTGCAGCGAGCAACGGACATCGCCCGGGCCATGGTCACCGAGTACGGTATGAGCGACCAGCTCGGTCTCGTAACGTACGAGCGTCCCCGTCAGCCCATGTTCCTTCCGGACAGTTATGCTCCCTCCAAGACCTACAGCGAGACAAAGGCTACCCAGATCGACGAGGAAATCTCCAGAGTAATGGCCGAGGCCCACGAGAGGGTGCAGAAGATCCTGTCGGAACGCAAGAAGGTCCTCGATGAGTTGGCCCATCTCCTGATGGAAAAAGAAATCGTACAGGGGGAGGAACTAAGGAAAATGCTGTCGGCGCATGGACTGGGAAAAGCCCAGAAAGGGGCTACCTAA
- a CDS encoding helix-turn-helix domain-containing protein has product MTLPNIYTVNEVLKYLKISRPNLYSLIKSRKIKPFKQGKKTMFAEEELARYVDKLKAETK; this is encoded by the coding sequence ATGACACTACCCAACATCTACACGGTGAACGAAGTACTGAAATATTTGAAGATATCCCGGCCAAATCTCTATTCCCTCATAAAATCGCGCAAAATAAAGCCTTTCAAGCAGGGAAAAAAAACCATGTTCGCTGAGGAAGAGCTGGCCAGGTACGTCGACAAGCTAAAAGCCGAAACAAAGTAA